The following proteins are encoded in a genomic region of Haloarcula salinisoli:
- a CDS encoding archaellin/type IV pilin N-terminal domain-containing protein codes for MYSLNDQAPDDRGQVGIGTLIVFIAMVLVAAIAAGVLINTAGFLQSGAEATGQGASDATSNRIQVVSTTGTDLDNSTVGVVSLVVKAGPGASNIDLETTTVQWVGPNGSFYQLAENSTGGNPDGYFAVATVQDSDGSSPVLNDQEDRLKIQLELGEGDNETLIDGAEPFGSEIGEGESATIRITTASGSQTTEEILVPETISGTTAVRL; via the coding sequence ATGTACAGCTTGAATGACCAAGCACCCGACGACAGGGGGCAGGTCGGTATCGGGACACTCATCGTGTTCATCGCGATGGTGCTGGTCGCGGCCATCGCCGCTGGCGTGCTCATCAACACGGCTGGGTTCCTCCAGAGCGGCGCCGAAGCGACCGGCCAGGGCGCGAGCGACGCGACGTCGAACCGCATCCAGGTCGTCAGTACGACGGGGACCGATCTGGACAACAGCACAGTGGGCGTCGTGAGCCTCGTGGTAAAGGCCGGCCCCGGCGCGAGCAACATCGACCTCGAGACGACGACAGTGCAGTGGGTCGGACCGAACGGCTCGTTCTACCAGCTCGCGGAGAACAGCACCGGTGGGAATCCAGATGGGTACTTCGCCGTCGCGACCGTCCAGGACAGCGACGGGTCGAGCCCGGTGTTGAACGACCAGGAAGACCGCCTGAAGATACAGCTGGAACTCGGTGAGGGCGACAACGAGACTCTCATCGACGGCGCCGAACCGTTCGGCAGCGAAATCGGGGAGGGCGAAAGCGCGACCATACGCATCACGACGGCCTCGGGTTCACAGACGACCGAGGAGATTCTCGTCCCCGAGACGATATCGGGCACGACCGCGGTGCGACTGTAG
- the alaS gene encoding alanine--tRNA ligase produces MSDLDEAYQLDYFEEAGFHRQECAECGDMFWSRADRDTCGEPPCAEYGFIDTPGFDEEYALGEMREAFLSFFEERDHERIDPYPVAANRWRDDVLLTQASIYDFQPLVTSGTTPPPANPLCISQPCIRMQDIDNVGKTGRHTMAFEMMAHHAFNAKEDIEDPGEYAYEGEVYWKEETVEYCVELFEELGADVDELTLIEDPWVGGGNAGPAFEVIYQGAELATLVFMSLEQDPGGEYEMKDGNRYSEMDTYVVDTGYGLERWTWVSQGTPTVYEAVYPEMIAFLKDNAGIELTDEEAAIVHNAAKLAGRMDIDEAEDIEAERDTIAEQVGVDVSELRDLVAPLEEIYAIADHSRTLAYMLGDGIVPSNVGTGYLARMVLRRTKRLVDSVGVDAPLDELVDMQADRLGYENRDTIRDIVRTEVEKYRETLDRGGRRVRQLADDYAEKGEPIPTTELVELYDSHGIQPDMVEEIAAERGVDVDVPDDFYAVVADRHGGETAAAEESGVPYADRLAELPDTDRLYYEDQQRMEFEAVVLEVFDREDDRFDVVLDQTMFYPEGGGQPPDHGTLSTDDVTVEVEDVQRYDGVICHTVDDDPGKGEFVRGQVEATRRKRLMQHHTATHIVVHAARQVLGEHVRQAGAQKGVDSSRIDVSHYDSVSREQVKEIESLANDLVQDNVPVTQQWPDRNEAEAKHGFDLYQGGIPAGEQIRLIQVADDIQACGGTHVARTGDIGTIKLLNTERVQDGVIRLTFAAGDAAIEATHRTEDALYEAADTLDVAPGDVPDTAARFFDEWKARGKEIEELKEQLAQARAAGGADTEEVDVAGTTAVVQRIDADMDELRAQANAVVEQGQIAVLGSGDSGAQFVVAVPEGVEVNAGEVVGELAGRVGGGGGGPADFAQGGGPDGEKLDDALDDAESILQSVANV; encoded by the coding sequence ATGAGCGACCTCGACGAGGCCTACCAACTCGACTACTTCGAGGAGGCGGGATTCCACCGGCAAGAGTGTGCCGAGTGTGGCGATATGTTCTGGTCGCGGGCCGACCGCGACACCTGTGGCGAGCCCCCGTGTGCCGAGTACGGCTTCATCGACACGCCCGGATTCGACGAGGAGTACGCCCTCGGCGAGATGCGCGAGGCGTTCCTCTCTTTCTTCGAGGAGCGAGACCACGAGCGCATCGACCCGTACCCGGTCGCGGCCAACCGCTGGCGTGACGACGTCCTCCTGACACAGGCGTCTATCTACGACTTCCAGCCGCTCGTCACGAGCGGGACGACGCCACCGCCGGCCAATCCCCTCTGTATCTCCCAGCCGTGCATCCGGATGCAGGACATCGACAACGTCGGCAAGACCGGCCGACACACGATGGCCTTCGAGATGATGGCCCACCACGCCTTCAACGCCAAGGAGGACATCGAAGACCCCGGCGAGTACGCCTACGAGGGTGAGGTGTACTGGAAGGAGGAGACCGTCGAGTACTGCGTCGAGCTGTTCGAGGAGCTGGGCGCGGACGTCGACGAGCTCACCCTCATCGAGGACCCGTGGGTCGGCGGCGGCAACGCCGGGCCCGCCTTCGAGGTCATCTACCAGGGCGCAGAGCTGGCGACGCTCGTGTTCATGTCCCTAGAGCAGGACCCCGGCGGCGAGTACGAGATGAAAGACGGGAACCGCTACTCGGAGATGGACACCTACGTCGTCGACACCGGCTACGGGCTCGAACGATGGACCTGGGTCTCCCAGGGCACCCCGACGGTGTACGAGGCGGTCTACCCCGAGATGATAGCCTTCCTCAAGGACAACGCCGGCATCGAACTCACCGACGAGGAGGCAGCCATCGTCCACAACGCCGCCAAACTCGCGGGCCGGATGGATATCGACGAGGCCGAGGACATCGAGGCCGAACGGGACACCATCGCCGAGCAGGTCGGCGTCGACGTCTCCGAGCTGCGCGACCTCGTCGCCCCGCTGGAGGAGATATACGCCATCGCCGACCACTCCCGCACCCTGGCGTACATGCTCGGGGACGGCATCGTCCCCTCGAACGTCGGAACGGGCTATCTCGCGCGGATGGTCCTCCGGCGCACCAAGCGGCTGGTCGACAGCGTCGGCGTGGACGCCCCTCTCGACGAGCTCGTCGACATGCAGGCCGACCGGCTGGGCTACGAGAACCGCGACACGATTCGGGACATCGTCCGGACCGAGGTCGAGAAGTACCGCGAGACCCTCGACCGCGGGGGTCGCCGCGTGCGCCAGCTGGCCGACGACTACGCTGAGAAAGGCGAGCCCATCCCCACGACAGAACTCGTCGAGCTGTACGACTCCCACGGCATCCAGCCCGACATGGTCGAGGAGATAGCCGCCGAACGGGGCGTCGACGTGGACGTACCCGACGACTTCTACGCCGTGGTCGCCGACCGCCACGGCGGGGAGACCGCCGCGGCCGAGGAGTCGGGCGTTCCCTACGCCGACCGACTCGCCGAACTGCCCGACACCGACCGGCTCTACTACGAGGACCAGCAGCGCATGGAGTTCGAGGCCGTCGTGTTAGAGGTGTTCGACCGCGAGGACGACCGCTTCGACGTGGTGCTCGACCAGACGATGTTCTACCCCGAGGGCGGTGGCCAGCCGCCGGACCACGGCACGCTCTCGACGGACGACGTAACCGTCGAAGTCGAGGACGTCCAGCGGTACGACGGCGTCATCTGCCACACCGTCGACGACGACCCCGGCAAGGGCGAGTTCGTCCGCGGGCAGGTCGAGGCCACCCGACGCAAGCGGCTGATGCAACACCACACGGCGACCCACATCGTCGTCCACGCCGCCCGGCAGGTGCTGGGCGAGCACGTCCGCCAGGCCGGCGCCCAGAAGGGCGTCGACTCCTCGCGAATCGACGTCTCCCACTACGACTCCGTCTCCCGCGAACAGGTCAAGGAGATAGAGTCACTGGCCAACGACCTCGTCCAGGACAACGTCCCGGTGACCCAGCAGTGGCCCGACCGCAACGAGGCCGAGGCCAAACACGGCTTCGACCTCTACCAGGGCGGCATCCCCGCCGGCGAGCAGATTCGGCTCATCCAGGTGGCCGACGACATCCAGGCCTGCGGTGGCACCCACGTCGCCCGCACCGGCGACATCGGGACCATCAAGCTGCTGAACACGGAACGGGTCCAGGACGGCGTCATCCGCCTCACGTTCGCGGCCGGGGACGCGGCCATCGAGGCCACCCACCGAACCGAGGACGCCCTCTACGAAGCCGCTGACACCCTCGACGTGGCCCCCGGCGACGTCCCCGACACCGCGGCCCGCTTCTTCGACGAGTGGAAGGCCCGCGGCAAGGAGATAGAGGAGCTGAAAGAGCAGCTCGCACAGGCCCGCGCAGCCGGTGGCGCGGACACGGAGGAGGTCGACGTGGCCGGGACCACCGCGGTCGTCCAGCGCATCGACGCCGACATGGACGAACTGCGCGCCCAGGCCAACGCCGTCGTCGAGCAGGGCCAGATAGCCGTGCTCGGCTCGGGCGATTCCGGCGCTCAGTTCGTCGTCGCCGTCCCAGAGGGCGTCGAGGTCAACGCCGGCGAAGTCGTCGGCGAACTCGCCGGCCGCGTCGGCGGCGGTGGCGGCGGCCCCGCTGACTTCGCCCAGGGTGGCGGTCCCGACGGCGAGAAACTGGACGACGCGCTCGACGACGCCGAGTCGATTCTCCAGTCCGTCGCGAACGTCTAG
- a CDS encoding alpha/beta fold hydrolase produces MATTTKDGVSLHYETTGDGPTVVFLNDIGYGAWLWGWHHDAIAGPYEALVWDLRGTGDSDAPSGAYSVQTLAADLEAILADHGVRSAHLVGAGLGGMVALQYAHEYNRARTLTLYNTAADGGDIDADALDSLALDNGPERSLDGAFSPQFREAAPDLVDRIVGWREAEDATGDAFAAQAAAMTDFSAPPLYEVTQPAEVYYGVDDPVVPTAAAESLAADLPRGSAEAVEGRHLSFVEYATAVTDRLVAFLDEYAAE; encoded by the coding sequence ATGGCGACCACAACCAAAGACGGCGTCAGCCTGCACTACGAGACCACCGGCGACGGGCCGACAGTAGTGTTTCTCAACGACATCGGCTACGGGGCGTGGCTGTGGGGCTGGCACCACGACGCCATCGCCGGGCCCTACGAGGCGCTGGTGTGGGACCTGCGGGGCACCGGCGACTCCGACGCGCCGAGTGGTGCGTACTCCGTCCAGACCCTCGCCGCCGACCTCGAAGCGATCCTGGCCGACCACGGCGTCCGGAGTGCCCACCTCGTCGGCGCGGGCCTGGGCGGGATGGTCGCGCTACAGTATGCCCACGAGTACAATCGGGCGCGGACGCTGACACTGTACAACACGGCGGCCGATGGGGGCGACATCGACGCCGACGCGCTCGATTCGCTCGCACTGGACAACGGCCCCGAGCGGTCCCTCGACGGCGCGTTCTCGCCGCAGTTCCGGGAAGCGGCCCCCGACCTCGTCGACCGCATCGTCGGGTGGCGCGAGGCCGAGGACGCGACCGGGGACGCCTTCGCCGCCCAGGCGGCGGCCATGACCGACTTTTCGGCGCCGCCGCTGTACGAGGTGACCCAGCCCGCCGAGGTGTACTACGGCGTCGACGACCCCGTCGTGCCGACCGCGGCCGCCGAATCGCTGGCCGCGGATTTGCCACGGGGAAGTGCCGAGGCCGTCGAAGGGCGCCATCTCTCCTTCGTCGAGTACGCGACCGCGGTGACCGACCGGCTGGTGGCGTTCCTAGACGAGTACGCCGCCGAGTGA
- a CDS encoding type 1 glutamine amidotransferase, whose amino-acid sequence MSLRIALLNAAHDGEDNRRNFRRELDADLVEFDVTERELPESFAFDACLVTGSRASVYWDEPWIADLESWVDDAIDEGVPFLGVCFGHQLLAHTLGGTVAPMDDYEIGYRTVEHDGANPLLSGVDEEFTVFTTHSDHVAELPPGATQFAENDYGVHGFRKGDVFAVQFHPEYDPATAEDVASGKDLPDERIERVLDGITDENYRAACEAKRLFDNFTDYVRGQRVAATESEQVASDD is encoded by the coding sequence ATGAGTCTGCGTATCGCCCTGCTGAACGCGGCCCACGACGGCGAGGACAACCGCCGGAACTTCCGGCGGGAGCTCGACGCCGACCTCGTGGAGTTCGACGTCACCGAGCGCGAACTACCCGAGAGCTTCGCGTTCGACGCCTGTCTCGTCACCGGTTCGCGGGCCTCTGTCTACTGGGACGAGCCGTGGATCGCCGACCTCGAGTCGTGGGTCGACGACGCCATCGACGAGGGGGTCCCCTTCCTGGGGGTGTGTTTCGGCCACCAGCTGCTGGCGCATACGCTGGGCGGTACCGTCGCACCGATGGACGACTACGAGATTGGCTACCGGACCGTCGAACACGACGGGGCGAACCCGCTGCTTTCGGGTGTCGACGAGGAGTTCACCGTCTTCACGACCCATTCGGACCACGTCGCGGAGCTGCCGCCGGGCGCGACGCAGTTCGCCGAGAACGACTACGGTGTCCACGGCTTCCGGAAGGGGGACGTCTTCGCGGTTCAGTTCCACCCCGAGTACGACCCCGCGACCGCCGAGGACGTGGCCTCGGGCAAGGACCTCCCCGACGAGCGTATCGAGCGCGTCCTCGACGGCATCACCGACGAGAACTACCGGGCGGCCTGCGAGGCCAAGCGGCTCTTCGACAACTTCACCGACTACGTCCGCGGGCAGCGCGTCGCCGCCACCGAGAGCGAGCAGGTCGCAAGCGACGACTAG
- a CDS encoding HPP family protein encodes MTDGSWARQASHAGALLSALGAVVWLSGLPFLFPSLGPTAYLFATQPSARQSAPRRVLGGHAVGVIAGLVAYHAIAGEVIITASMGPASMDGLRLAASGVVAVALTTAGMTLTDTGHAPACATTLIVGLGILAAPLEGAIIMLAVGVLVGEQALLNRLV; translated from the coding sequence GTGACCGACGGTTCATGGGCCCGACAGGCGAGCCACGCCGGCGCCCTGCTTTCGGCGCTGGGCGCGGTCGTCTGGCTCAGCGGGCTCCCATTTCTCTTCCCGAGTCTCGGCCCCACGGCGTACCTCTTTGCCACCCAGCCGTCGGCCCGGCAGTCGGCGCCCCGGCGGGTGCTGGGCGGACACGCCGTCGGCGTCATCGCCGGGCTCGTGGCGTATCACGCCATCGCCGGCGAGGTAATCATCACCGCGTCGATGGGGCCCGCCTCGATGGACGGCCTCAGACTCGCGGCCAGCGGGGTCGTCGCCGTCGCGCTCACCACGGCCGGGATGACTCTCACCGACACCGGCCACGCCCCGGCCTGTGCGACGACGCTCATCGTCGGGCTGGGTATCCTCGCCGCGCCACTGGAGGGCGCGATTATCATGCTGGCCGTCGGTGTACTGGTCGGAGAACAGGCGCTGTTGAACCGCCTTGTCTAG
- a CDS encoding DUF6757 family protein — MQCHYCDRDADIAVDSDGVKVGVCKTHFREQMAELENADWLEDLDEELDIDRRE, encoded by the coding sequence ATGCAGTGTCACTACTGCGACCGTGACGCGGACATCGCCGTCGACAGCGACGGGGTCAAGGTCGGCGTCTGCAAGACGCACTTCCGCGAGCAGATGGCCGAACTCGAAAACGCCGACTGGCTCGAGGATCTCGACGAAGAACTCGACATCGACCGGCGGGAATAG
- a CDS encoding PHP domain-containing protein, whose translation MVVADLHVHTTRSDGSLTLSTLPDAAADAGVDVVAVTDHDRVQPALDGPVTTRDGLTLVHGIELRVDAGDQRLDLLGYGVEPTDALVAACARIQRNRRERGRAIIDCVEARLDVSLSVEPRAGLGRPHIARAIAEATDYSYQGAFDDIIGDDCPCYVPREVPDFDRGRELLSDACGLVGLAHPFRYRDTGAALDRCRDLDAVERWYPYGRSVDIDRLADAIERYDLLPTGGSDAHDRQLGVSGLDGDAWARVRERLV comes from the coding sequence ATGGTCGTCGCGGACCTCCACGTACACACGACGCGCTCGGACGGCTCGCTCACGCTCTCGACGCTCCCGGACGCGGCCGCCGACGCCGGGGTCGATGTGGTCGCGGTCACCGACCACGACCGGGTCCAGCCCGCCCTCGACGGTCCGGTGACGACCCGCGACGGTCTCACCCTCGTCCACGGTATCGAGCTGCGCGTCGACGCCGGCGACCAGCGGCTCGACCTGCTGGGCTACGGCGTCGAGCCCACCGACGCGCTGGTCGCCGCGTGTGCCCGCATCCAGCGCAACCGTCGCGAGCGCGGTCGGGCCATCATCGACTGCGTCGAGGCCCGCCTGGACGTCTCGCTGTCGGTCGAACCCCGTGCGGGGCTGGGCCGACCCCACATCGCCCGGGCCATCGCCGAGGCGACCGACTACAGCTACCAGGGGGCGTTCGACGACATCATCGGCGATGACTGCCCCTGCTACGTCCCCCGCGAGGTCCCCGACTTCGACCGGGGCCGCGAGTTGCTTTCCGACGCCTGCGGGCTGGTCGGGCTGGCCCACCCCTTCCGGTATCGCGACACCGGGGCCGCGCTCGACCGCTGTCGGGACCTGGACGCCGTCGAGCGGTGGTACCCATACGGGCGGTCCGTCGACATCGACCGGCTCGCGGACGCCATCGAGCGGTACGACCTCTTGCCGACCGGCGGGAGCGACGCTCACGACCGACAACTCGGCGTCAGTGGCCTCGACGGTGATGCCTGGGCGCGGGTCCGGGAGCGTCTCGTCTGA
- a CDS encoding DUF5789 family protein — protein MTMWTDAEAAFDAQQYPMTTEELIEAEGDLTLELPNGTEKLADALSRSAPETFETAEDARLTALAGVSGKAIGRKGYSDRDPVCMGEDGPEEVSF, from the coding sequence ATGACGATGTGGACAGACGCGGAGGCGGCGTTCGACGCACAGCAGTACCCAATGACCACCGAAGAGCTCATCGAGGCCGAGGGCGACCTGACCCTCGAACTGCCAAACGGCACCGAGAAACTGGCCGACGCGCTCTCGCGGTCGGCCCCCGAGACGTTCGAGACGGCCGAAGACGCACGCTTGACGGCGCTGGCCGGCGTCTCGGGCAAGGCTATTGGCCGGAAGGGCTACTCGGACCGGGACCCAGTCTGCATGGGCGAGGACGGCCCGGAAGAAGTCTCCTTTTAG
- a CDS encoding ribbon-helix-helix domain-containing protein, with the protein MSRIKLSLPDQVDSDIQRLVDQGEFLNRDQAVEDLLKRGISAYNVTTEESEEPVDDEMFGQTAAEQQDPAQMDDDYGF; encoded by the coding sequence ATGAGCCGAATCAAACTGTCGCTGCCGGACCAGGTCGACTCCGACATCCAGCGTCTCGTCGACCAGGGGGAGTTCTTGAACCGCGACCAGGCCGTCGAGGACCTGCTGAAACGCGGTATCTCGGCGTACAACGTCACCACAGAAGAGTCTGAGGAGCCGGTCGACGACGAGATGTTCGGCCAGACCGCGGCCGAGCAGCAGGACCCCGCCCAGATGGACGACGACTACGGGTTCTAG
- a CDS encoding RAD55 family ATPase encodes MRLSTGVPGFDELVEGGLLPDRLYVVSGPPGSGKTTFCSQFMTQGAKEGETCLYVTMHETKEELMQDMAGYEFGFDRAMQSDAVQFLNLVTESGKRTITQFGTEGGLTNRLVAYIEQNDIQRVVIDSTMLLQHFMNDIDSEITGFLSALKQTDATTLLISEMTDPSSYSDEHYLAHGVIFFHNFLEGGSMTRGVQVIKMRGTAIDCDIRKISFSDRGLQVHADEKIDS; translated from the coding sequence ATGCGACTCTCCACGGGGGTCCCCGGATTCGACGAACTCGTCGAGGGGGGCTTGCTGCCCGACCGACTGTACGTCGTCAGCGGCCCGCCAGGCAGCGGGAAGACCACCTTCTGCTCGCAGTTCATGACGCAGGGCGCCAAGGAAGGCGAGACCTGTCTCTACGTGACGATGCACGAGACGAAAGAGGAGTTGATGCAGGACATGGCCGGCTACGAGTTCGGGTTCGACCGGGCGATGCAGTCCGACGCCGTCCAGTTTCTCAATCTCGTCACCGAGAGCGGCAAGCGCACCATCACGCAGTTCGGGACCGAGGGCGGCCTGACGAACCGGCTGGTGGCCTACATCGAGCAGAACGACATCCAGCGGGTGGTCATCGACTCGACCATGCTGTTGCAGCACTTCATGAACGACATCGACAGCGAGATAACGGGCTTTCTCTCGGCGCTGAAACAGACCGACGCGACCACCCTGCTCATCTCGGAGATGACCGACCCCTCCTCCTACAGCGACGAGCACTATCTGGCCCACGGCGTCATCTTCTTCCACAACTTCCTGGAGGGCGGGAGCATGACCCGCGGCGTACAGGTCATCAAGATGCGTGGCACGGCCATCGACTGCGATATCCGCAAGATCTCCTTCTCCGACCGCGGCCTGCAGGTCCACGCCGACGAGAAAATCGACTCATGA
- a CDS encoding DUF7577 domain-containing protein produces MQPWVWLTAYVLGFGLLQILLYRHFSGQTTSPQPTEGRAARADGGRRVTSDTAETIACEHCGAVNESHRMIRYCGSCAESLR; encoded by the coding sequence ATGCAACCCTGGGTGTGGCTCACGGCGTACGTCCTCGGGTTCGGGCTGTTGCAGATACTGCTTTACCGGCATTTCAGCGGGCAGACGACGTCTCCCCAGCCCACCGAGGGCCGCGCCGCGCGGGCCGACGGTGGCCGACGAGTCACCAGTGACACGGCCGAGACCATCGCTTGCGAACACTGCGGCGCTGTGAACGAGTCCCACCGGATGATTCGGTACTGTGGGAGCTGTGCCGAGTCCCTCCGGTAG
- a CDS encoding acyltransferase — MTKRHVSLPPLAEEGLRAFIDEVDERLSGEEDTCDVVTDVLIDLHGDREAYERWQAGEDISPAERVRLQGYDPCNTTLESEYYAEKDEERFKRSKHLQWLWRQFDATPMADNVEFALRFRRMLADHLFESCGEGCRFFKNISFTYGHNIELGDNVVVHDDVHLDDRGKLTIGDRVSISDDSHVYSHDHDAVDQTHVDNYHTIIEDDVRLTYDSMVRAGVRVGENAILAAKSIAGKDIPAHHIAAGTPAKSIAVKEGWESVADPLESANVDRRAERELDVEIPDDITVFDEFQRDLSPPDR; from the coding sequence ATGACGAAGCGCCACGTGTCGCTGCCGCCGCTGGCCGAGGAGGGTCTCCGGGCTTTTATCGACGAGGTCGACGAGCGACTCTCGGGCGAGGAGGACACCTGTGACGTGGTCACCGACGTGCTCATCGACCTCCACGGCGACCGCGAGGCCTACGAGCGCTGGCAGGCTGGCGAGGACATCTCCCCCGCCGAACGCGTCCGCCTCCAGGGCTATGACCCCTGCAACACGACCCTAGAGAGCGAGTACTACGCCGAGAAAGACGAGGAGCGGTTCAAACGCTCGAAACACCTCCAGTGGCTCTGGCGACAGTTCGACGCGACGCCGATGGCCGACAACGTCGAGTTCGCGCTGCGCTTTCGCCGGATGCTCGCCGACCACCTCTTCGAGTCCTGTGGCGAGGGATGCCGATTCTTCAAGAACATCTCCTTTACCTACGGCCACAACATCGAACTCGGCGACAACGTCGTCGTCCACGACGACGTCCACCTCGACGACCGCGGGAAGCTCACCATCGGCGACCGCGTCTCTATCTCGGACGATTCCCACGTCTACAGCCACGACCACGACGCTGTCGACCAGACCCACGTCGACAACTATCACACCATCATCGAGGACGACGTGCGGCTGACCTACGACTCGATGGTCCGGGCCGGCGTCCGGGTGGGCGAGAACGCCATCCTCGCGGCCAAATCCATCGCCGGGAAGGACATTCCGGCCCACCACATCGCGGCCGGGACACCCGCCAAGTCCATCGCTGTCAAGGAGGGCTGGGAGTCGGTCGCCGACCCGCTGGAGAGCGCCAACGTCGACCGCCGCGCCGAGCGCGAACTCGACGTCGAGATTCCCGACGACATCACCGTCTTCGACGAGTTCCAGCGCGACCTCTCGCCGCCGGACCGCTGA
- a CDS encoding CPBP family intramembrane glutamic endopeptidase: MARSDFIMEIRGYLVNPAEKRLRAPWRIGLWILLAGFVTVLFTLLFAVVPAPTGETGLAGAVYALSELGWGFLAMGAAGLGVGYLLDRRTLADFGLGLDGQWWRDAGFGVALGVGLPTAVLATQLAVGWTAITAVLPTTTGGTFGLGSTSAVIGLALLVPFFVVQATAEEILVRGYLLTNLAEGAAGAIGKAASTVAATVLTGALFGLLHWTNPSATLLSVTNITLYGVLLGACYVLTGRLGIACGFHVAWNYALSMWDFPVSGLDTGVALVGTESMGPELVTGGAFGPEGGLVALPLLALGSGALYWWVRREYGRVEILDSIAVPELRIPTRGGE, from the coding sequence ATGGCCAGGTCGGATTTTATCATGGAGATACGGGGCTACCTCGTCAACCCCGCCGAGAAGCGCCTCCGGGCACCGTGGCGAATCGGCCTCTGGATACTGCTGGCCGGCTTCGTTACCGTCCTGTTCACGCTTCTCTTTGCCGTCGTCCCCGCGCCGACCGGGGAGACTGGACTGGCCGGAGCGGTGTACGCCCTGAGCGAACTCGGCTGGGGCTTTCTCGCGATGGGTGCTGCCGGGCTCGGTGTCGGCTATCTGCTGGACAGGCGCACGCTCGCCGACTTCGGGCTGGGGCTCGACGGCCAGTGGTGGCGCGACGCCGGCTTCGGTGTCGCGCTCGGTGTGGGGCTGCCGACTGCCGTGCTTGCCACCCAGCTCGCGGTCGGCTGGACCGCCATCACCGCCGTGCTCCCGACGACCACGGGTGGGACCTTCGGTCTCGGCTCGACGAGCGCAGTCATCGGGCTGGCGCTGCTCGTCCCCTTCTTCGTCGTTCAGGCGACCGCCGAGGAGATTCTCGTCCGGGGCTATCTCCTGACGAACCTCGCGGAGGGTGCCGCCGGCGCCATCGGCAAGGCGGCCTCGACGGTCGCCGCCACCGTCCTGACCGGTGCGCTCTTTGGCCTCCTGCACTGGACCAACCCCAGCGCGACGCTGCTGTCGGTGACGAACATCACGCTCTACGGCGTCCTGCTCGGGGCCTGCTACGTCCTCACCGGCCGACTCGGCATCGCCTGTGGCTTCCACGTCGCCTGGAACTACGCCCTCTCGATGTGGGACTTCCCCGTCAGCGGCCTCGACACCGGCGTCGCACTGGTCGGCACCGAGTCGATGGGGCCCGAACTGGTGACGGGCGGCGCGTTCGGCCCCGAGGGCGGCCTCGTCGCCCTCCCGCTGCTGGCGCTGGGGTCTGGGGCGCTCTACTGGTGGGTCCGCCGGGAGTACGGCCGCGTCGAGATTCTGGACAGTATCGCCGTCCCGGAGCTCCGGATTCCGACGCGCGGTGGGGAGTAG